The DNA sequence CCCCTGGCAATCGCAGGCGTTGACGCGGTCAATGAAGAGGCCGGGCCCGCCATTCAGGCTTTTTGCGAGCGATATGGTGTTCCTCTCGTTACCAGCTACAAAGGCAAGGGGTTGATCGACGAAACCCATCCCTTGGTTATTGGCGGGGCGGGGCTGTCGCCCAAGGCCGACAATGTGTTGATGCCATTCATAGAACGGTCTGATCTAATCTTCCTGATTGGATATGACCCGATTGAAATGCGGGTGGGCTGGCGCGATCCATGGGGGCCTGAGAAACAGGTAGTGGAGATAACGCCTGTCGTTCGGACCCACGGCATGCACAGGGTGAGCGAGAGCTTCTTGTCGCCAATAGCGGACACTCTCTCTGCATTTTCTGAAGCAACGGCGCGTGAGACATGGACGAATGGTGAAGCGGCCTCGGCAAGGACCGATCTGGCGACCGCGTTCGCCACCGTAGGCGAAAGTTTTTCCCCGGGCCATGTCTACGACACTTTGCGAAAGGCGCTCCCGGCCAACACCGTGATGACGACGGATAGTGGGGCGCATCGCATCCTGCTGTCGCAAAAATGGATAACCCACGCGCCTCGCACGCTCCTGCAATCTTCCGCGCTTTGCACAATGGGCTGTGCGGTGCCGATCGCAGCTGGATATAAGCTTTGTGCGCCTGACGTGCCTGTAGCAACTGTCTTGGGTGATGCGGGCCTTGAAATGATCTTGGGTGAGCTCGCCACTATCCGCGATCTTAGGCTCCCACTCATTATCACCGTGATGGTGGACGAAAGCCTTGGTCTCATTGAAATGAAGCAACGGGCAATGGGGCGCGCCAATGCGGGGGTGGACTTTGACGGAACCGATTTCCCTGCAGTAGCAGCCGCTATGGGTGGCAAAGGCTTCTGGATTGATGATGTTGAGACGCTGGGACGAGAGGCAACAGCGGCATTGAGCCGCGACACCTTCACCCTGCTTGCCTGTCGTATTGGGCGGCGCGCGTATGATGGCGCTTTTTAGGCAGACATCGCCTATTTAGCAGGCATTGTGCGCCGCTCGATCACAAATCCGTGTGCGGTTGATCGCAAAAAGCGGGAAGCTCATCGCGTACTCTCAAATGCAAGTGAACAACGGCTCAAGTGTGTAGAAATCAACTTCTGATTGGTGCTACGGCTAGTGCTGGGTACGCGGCATAAAACTGAGAGTGACCAATGACACATACAGACGCATTCGGATCAGATGTAACCATGGACAAGCGGACAACGCTTGACCATTGGAATAAGACATCCCGCGCGTTCCTCGCCCATTCGTCATCCACCCCAAACCATCTTGCAGCGGTCCTGGAAGAAGCGCCGACATTTGCGCTCGCTCACGCGTTTCAAGGTATTTCCTATCTGTCATTGGGTCGCAGAGAACTGATTGAAAATGCGCGCACCGCTCTGGAAAACGCGAAGCAGGCTGCTGCTGCCGTTGGGTGTACCAGAAGAGAAGGGCAATACATTCAAGCGCTGGAAGCATGGCTGGTAGGTCAGCCGCTCCAGGCAGCTGTCATAATGGACAATATATTGTCGGAGGCACCAGGCGATGCCATGGCGCTCAAGCTGGGGCACGCCATTCGCTTTATCTTAGGTGATGCAAAAGGCATGCGGCGCTCCATTGAAACAGTTCTGCCTGTCTATGACCAAGCACACCCGGCAACGGGATACGTATTGGGCTGTCACGCCTTTTCAGCAGAAGAGACCGGTGACTATGAACTTGCTGAAGCCCAAGGTCGAAAAGGTTTGGAAATGGCGCCAGACGACGCCTGGGGGCTCCATGCCATTGCGCACGTCTTTGATATGACCGGACAGCCTATGGCAGGTGCTGGATGGCTTGGAGGTCAAACAGAGCGATGGGCCCATTGCAACAATTTTGGATTCCATGTCTGGTGGCACCTCGCGCTCTTTTTGCTTGCAATTGGTGCGACGGACGAAGTTCTTGATCTTTATGATCATAAGATTCGTGCAGAGCACACCGATGATTACCGGGATATTTCAAACGCAGCCTCAATGCTCGTCCGCCTGGAAATCGAAGGTGTGTCGGTTGGAAACCGCTGGGAAGAGCTCGCAGATATCTGTGAGAAGAGAGCTCAGGATGGGTGTGTTGTCTTCGCCGACCTGCACTACATGATGCCGCTCGCGCGCTTAGGCCGCTCAGATGCAGCAAGGGCGCTCATTGAGACCCTCATAAAGAGCGCGACGAATGTGCATGGAGATATGAGCTCTGTTGCCAGCGCTGCGGGCGTGCCGGCTGCGCGGGGTATCCTCTCATATTATAGTGGCAATTATCGCGAGGCCTACCGTCATTTGGCGGCAGCGCGTTCCTCTATGCAGAGCGTGGGTGGCAGCCATGCGCAGAGAGATGTCTTTGAGCGACTGACGGTAGATGCTGCAATGCGCGCGGAGCTTTCGAACGATGCAATGTTGGTTTTGCAGGACCGCGAAAAGAATCGAGGCGCACCGGATGCGTTTTCCACCACGCGCCTGAAGTCTTCCGACGCAAGGTCTATAGACGAAGAACCACTGGTGATGGGTGTTTCAGCACCGCTGCTTGCCTAAAAATAGCCACTACTCTTCGGCAATTCTACTCTGTGGGCCCCAGGTGTATGGCCCCACAAATGGGTATTAAGCGGCTCTCTAAAGGGGTATGAGGACCGCTTCAGGTGGTTCGACATGGGGACTTTTTTCACGTGACAGAAATTCAGAAACGGCCAAGAGACCCGCGTCTCGACTTTTTCCGCGGGCTCGGAATGTTCATCATTTTCATTGCCCATGTTCCCGGAAACTCCTGGACCTTGTGGATACCGGCGCGCTTTGGGTTCTCTGATGCTACTGAGATCTTTGTCTTCTGTTCGGGCATGGCCTCTGCCATTGCCTTTGGCCGCGTGTTCAACGAACACTCCTGGTCCATGGGGACCGCCCGCATTCTCCATCGGATCTGGCAGGTCTATTGGTCCCACATCGCTGTGTTCCTGACGATAGCCGCCATGCTCGTGACCATTGATCACCTGGGCGGCTTTGATGGTCTCTATGTCCGAAAACTCAACCTGCAGCACTTCTTTGCGCGGCCAGCTGAGAACTTGGTGGGCTATCTAACCCTGACCTATGTCCCTAACCTGTTTGATATCCTGCCTATGTATTTGGGTATCCTAGCTCTGGTCCCGCTTGTGATGGCCTTAGGCATGCGCCACCCTGCCCTGGCAGGTCTGCTGGTCGCAGGTCTCTGGCTTGCTGCGAATTTTCATCTTCTGGATTTACCGGCAGAGCCTTGGTCTGATCGCACCTGGTTTTTCAATCCTTTTGCCTGGCAGCTTGTTTTTTTCACTGGATTTGCGTTTGGGTTGCGCTGGCTACCGGCCCCCCCTGTCAACAAGACACTCATCATCCTTGCCGCCCTGTTTGTTGTTCTCACCATCCCCTTTGCCTGGTATCGCGCCTACAACGCGCTCCCCTTCTTTGCCGAATGGAGAGGCGAGATTTCTTTCCTCATCAACAAAACGCGCTTTGGGTTTTTCCGCTATGTGCATTTCCTCTCCCTTGCGTATTTGGCATGGGTTGCAGCCGGGGAGGGCGGAAAGCGCCTCCAAGGTGGCGCGGTCTGGAATCGCTTTGTCACGATCGTGCAAAAGGTGGGGCAGCAATCCTTGGCCGTCTTCCTTGTGAGCCTCGTTGCTGCGCGTTTTGGTGGCTTCCTGCTTGATCAGATGGGCCGGAACTTTGGTTCCGCGGCAGTTGTAAACCTGGGCGGCTTTGTTCTGTTGATCGGGATTGCCTACTCTGTTGGGTGGTTCAAGGGGCAGCCTTGGAAGCTGGCACCGAAAGCACCAAAAGCCTGATCCCAAAGCTCAATCAGGCTGAAGACGGAACGGTGTCAGGCACTGGAAGCGCCAATGCATCTTTGTCTTTCGGCAGCACCATGGCCTTTGAGGGAGACAGCTGGCGGTGATATTGATCAGCTAACCTGACAATGGGAGGCGTCGTGAGCTGCTCCGGCGCGACAAGAAGATCAAACCGGTCTAACAGCACTCCAGGACGCTGTGCCAGCAGGCTAGAAAGCGGGGCGGCTAGCACAAGTCCGGTGACCACAGGAATGAGCCAAAGCGTAATAGCACCCGCTACGATCCCATAGAGGAGCCCGAGGCCCAAGATCGTTTCAACTGAGTGGATCCGAAGCAGATCACCGAAGTCATCGCGAGCAGCGGACCGACGTTGGGCATTCCAACCCTGTTCCTGACCTGCCAGTGTTTTTACAACCGCCAGCGTCTGTTGGACCATAAGAACTGGCGCAACTGCTGCGGACAGAAGCACTTCAAGGGTGAAAGAGGTTGCTGCGCGAACACGTCCGCCCCATGCTTGCGCACTGTTGCGGCGTAGAATCTGGCTCAAAAAACCCAGCACTTTTGGCAAAAAGAGAACGCCAATGGTCACCGCAAAGATCAATTGCATAGGCGTGACGTCGGAGTTGATGGTCAGGCTGCGGCTCACACTCTGCCAATGGTCTACAGCAAAGATCGACGCCATAGGATCCACAGTTGTGAAGAGACCCAGACAGATGAACATGAGCCACATGGGCGCTGCCATATAGGCCATGATGCCGTGAAGGAGATGGAAACGACTAATGGGATGCAGCCCAGCGGCGCCAACCACACCGACATGCTGGAGATTTCCTTGGCACCATCGTTGATCTCGCACGACATGGTCGATCAGTGTCGGGGGTGTTTCTTCGTAGCTCCCGCCCAGCTCGGTCATGAGACGAACTTGCCATCCTGCGCGTCGTAGCAATGCAGCTTCAACAAAGTCGTGGCTCATCACAACGCCCCCAAAAGGTCCGGTGCCTTTTAGATTTGGAAGGCCTGCGGAAGTGGCAAAAGCGCGCGTGCGAATGATCGCGTTGTGTCCCCAATAATTGCTTTCGCCGGAGAACCAGGATGCGAATCCTCTTGCAAGAGTTTGTCCATAGGCAGCCGTCGCAAACTGCTGAAGGCGCCCGAAAAGCGTGTTGGTTTTGATGAGGCGAGGCACCGTTTGAATAAGGCCCACTGTTGGGTCCGAGGCCATCTCGTCGGCCAAATGACGGATGGTGCCGCCCTCCATGACGCTGTCTGCATCGAGCACGACCATCGCGTCATAAGCGCCACCCCAGCGCCGCACCCACTCTTCGATGTTCCCAGCCTTGCGACCCACATTGTCTGCACGACGTCGATAGAACAGAGACGCATCGGGCATGAGTTGCTTCGCTCTTTTGAACATCGCGAGTTCATCTGCTGCAGCGGCGCTGTCGCGCGTGTCGCTTAAAACAAAGAAGGAATATGCATGATTGCTGTCCGTTTCATTTAGGCTTTTCAGCATAGCGGTGGCATTTGCAAAGACGCGACCCGGGTCTTCATTATAGGCGGGTACGAGAAGAGCGACTTTCATTGAATTCGCGGGGCGAGGCGCTGGAATCGTGTCGCGGTTGCGCCTAAGAAAGCCAAGGATCACGTTTACGCCGGAAAGTGAAATCCAGAAGAAGTTCGCAGCAAAGAGGCTGGCAATGCCGATTTCAGATGGCGTAATGCCGCCCACAGAGAACGCCGCAAGTGTTTCGTACAGCAGCCAGAGTGTTGTGAGGGTTGCAATGAAAAAGACACTGATACGTCTCAGTGAGAGGAGCGCACGGTTTTCAGCTTGGTTTTGCTCTGCCGCAGCCGGGTCTGTGAACGGGGCATCAAAACACTGAGCCGGCATTGCCAGTGGTGCCTCAGGCGGCAAATATGTTTCTGATGCGGTCACTGACGCGTCCATCGATATAACCACTTCTCGCTGGCCTGTTTCCCATCCTGTCGCAGCGCTATGCGAAGCTCTGATGAATTCTCTTCTTGCGGATCATATTGGAAGGTCAAGCGAAGCCCTCCGGTATAAGGGTTGGCTTCAAGAACAGGAAATTGAGCGAGGCCTTTGCTGGTAAAAATTTCTGGGACAAATTTATCTACAGTCTGTGCCATGGCAAGACCATTCAGACCGTCTTGACGTGCATAGTCGATGACAACGATTTTACCGCCTTCTGGCCGTGCGCCAATACGGGTATTGATCACTTTCAGGAGACTGTTTGTGACAGGCGCGCTGTCTCGCCAAGAGAGCGTATAGGAGAACTCGTAACGCTCTCCTTTGAGGAAGGGCGCAGCGGGCCGCCAATAAGCGACAATATTGTCAAACGTTTCTGTCTCTGTTGGCAGTTCCACTAGAGTGACAGAGCCTTTGCCCCAATCGCCATGCGGTGTCACCCACGCAGAGGGGCGATCATTATAGTCGAGAGACAGATCGCCAAAATCTTCGAAGTCACGGGACCGCTGAACCAGTCCAAAGCCTTTAGGGTTTCGATCCACAAAGGCACTCTCCTGAACTCCTAAGGGGTTGGCGAGTGGTCGCCATAGCCATTCTCCCGCGCCATTGTTGACCGCCAGGCCATCTGAATCGTGCGCGCCGGAGCGGAAGTCGTCGAAACGATGTCGGTTCGTCTCGTCAAACAGGAACATGCTGGTCAGCGGCGCCAACCCAAAATTGGTGAGATCGCGGCGAGGAAACAAAACCGCCGAGACATCCATATCGGTTGTGGCGCCGGGTCGAGTCTGAAAGGTGTAGATGCCGGTAATACCGGGTGAGTCCATGAGCGCGTAAAGCGTGATGGGCTGACCCGCCTCCGCATTTCGTTGAATCCAGAAATCAGTAAAAATCGGAAACTCTTCGCCGCGCTCCTCACCAATATCAATGGCGAGCCCCCGTGCTGAGAGACCGTATACATGGCCTTTGGCAATCGCTCTGAAGTAGGAAGCGCCTTGAAAGACGAGAAACTCATCAAGTGTATCGGGTGAATTGAGCGAGCCATGAAGGCGAAACCCGGAATAGTCGCCGCCAACCTCAGAGAGGTTTTCTGGTGCGGCTTTCCCTAGGGAGAAGAAGGCTGGATCAAAGGGAACAGGGACGACCTTGCCGTCGTCGATGAGATTGATGCGCACAGGATTGTTGAGAGCCCGCCCAGGCGGGAGCAGCTGGGCCGTCACGGACTCATTGGGGGAAAGAGGCAGGGAAAGGTCAGATTTGAACCGGATTGCTCGGTGTTGATCAAACGTCAGTGACGCCCAGCGCTCACTTGTCGGGATGGCGGGCTCATATGCGCGTTCTGAAAGATATTTTGCGTGCTGGACGAGGCTTTCGTGCGTGAATGGCGCCATAGGTCGCGGCAAGGGTGTGCCGACAATGTCAGCACTGTCAGCAAACCCTCGCTGGGCAAACGGCACGCTGAGGGCTGTCGCCAATGCGACTGCGAGGACAAACGCGATATTTCTAATTCTCTTAGACATGAGCTGCCCGGTATCGCGAGGATTTGTGGAGGAAGTAAGGCAGCCGCGACCGCGGTCAAAGCCCTGGAGAATCTTCTAAAGCTTGAGATAATTTCAGGAGAAGCGGAACGCGTCGCTCGCCGATGCGGGCCGCTATCGCTGAGATCTCTGATCGCCGCCGCGCGGTATCCGTATTGTCCATAATGTCGGCTTGAAATCCCTCCAGAAAGAAACTGGGTGGCACGTCGAGTACACCTGCCGCCGCCGCAATGAGCTTAAGGCTGAGACCAGCCTCT is a window from the Rhodobiaceae bacterium genome containing:
- the mdoH gene encoding glucans biosynthesis glucosyltransferase H: MDASVTASETYLPPEAPLAMPAQCFDAPFTDPAAAEQNQAENRALLSLRRISVFFIATLTTLWLLYETLAAFSVGGITPSEIGIASLFAANFFWISLSGVNVILGFLRRNRDTIPAPRPANSMKVALLVPAYNEDPGRVFANATAMLKSLNETDSNHAYSFFVLSDTRDSAAAADELAMFKRAKQLMPDASLFYRRRADNVGRKAGNIEEWVRRWGGAYDAMVVLDADSVMEGGTIRHLADEMASDPTVGLIQTVPRLIKTNTLFGRLQQFATAAYGQTLARGFASWFSGESNYWGHNAIIRTRAFATSAGLPNLKGTGPFGGVVMSHDFVEAALLRRAGWQVRLMTELGGSYEETPPTLIDHVVRDQRWCQGNLQHVGVVGAAGLHPISRFHLLHGIMAYMAAPMWLMFICLGLFTTVDPMASIFAVDHWQSVSRSLTINSDVTPMQLIFAVTIGVLFLPKVLGFLSQILRRNSAQAWGGRVRAATSFTLEVLLSAAVAPVLMVQQTLAVVKTLAGQEQGWNAQRRSAARDDFGDLLRIHSVETILGLGLLYGIVAGAITLWLIPVVTGLVLAAPLSSLLAQRPGVLLDRFDLLVAPEQLTTPPIVRLADQYHRQLSPSKAMVLPKDKDALALPVPDTVPSSA
- a CDS encoding OpgC protein, whose amino-acid sequence is MVRHGDFFHVTEIQKRPRDPRLDFFRGLGMFIIFIAHVPGNSWTLWIPARFGFSDATEIFVFCSGMASAIAFGRVFNEHSWSMGTARILHRIWQVYWSHIAVFLTIAAMLVTIDHLGGFDGLYVRKLNLQHFFARPAENLVGYLTLTYVPNLFDILPMYLGILALVPLVMALGMRHPALAGLLVAGLWLAANFHLLDLPAEPWSDRTWFFNPFAWQLVFFTGFAFGLRWLPAPPVNKTLIILAALFVVLTIPFAWYRAYNALPFFAEWRGEISFLINKTRFGFFRYVHFLSLAYLAWVAAGEGGKRLQGGAVWNRFVTIVQKVGQQSLAVFLVSLVAARFGGFLLDQMGRNFGSAAVVNLGGFVLLIGIAYSVGWFKGQPWKLAPKAPKA
- a CDS encoding helix-turn-helix domain protein, whose product is MASTIEKHVGSRLAHARNAKGYSALELASLLSVTQPHIEEMEAGEAGLSLKLIAAAAGVLDVPPSFFLEGFQADIMDNTDTARRRSEISAIAARIGERRVPLLLKLSQALEDSPGL
- the ilvI gene encoding acetolactate synthase isozyme 3 large subunit, yielding MKTGAQIIADHLHDAGCRTAFGIPGGEVLALVDALTQSGIQFVLTKHENPAGFMAEGAWHATGAPGILVATLGPGVANAVNVVANAHQDKVPLIFLTGRVDAAEAETYTHQVFDHQALLRPIVKASFCAAPGAVGAMIEKALLIATEGQPGPVHIDVPIGVAEGVVPEEDRPFSSAPALGVPQGVALECAIASLEAAERPLAIAGVDAVNEEAGPAIQAFCERYGVPLVTSYKGKGLIDETHPLVIGGAGLSPKADNVLMPFIERSDLIFLIGYDPIEMRVGWRDPWGPEKQVVEITPVVRTHGMHRVSESFLSPIADTLSAFSEATARETWTNGEAASARTDLATAFATVGESFSPGHVYDTLRKALPANTVMTTDSGAHRILLSQKWITHAPRTLLQSSALCTMGCAVPIAAGYKLCAPDVPVATVLGDAGLEMILGELATIRDLRLPLIITVMVDESLGLIEMKQRAMGRANAGVDFDGTDFPAVAAAMGGKGFWIDDVETLGREATAALSRDTFTLLACRIGRRAYDGAF
- the mdoG gene encoding glucans biosynthesis protein G, which produces MSKRIRNIAFVLAVALATALSVPFAQRGFADSADIVGTPLPRPMAPFTHESLVQHAKYLSERAYEPAIPTSERWASLTFDQHRAIRFKSDLSLPLSPNESVTAQLLPPGRALNNPVRINLIDDGKVVPVPFDPAFFSLGKAAPENLSEVGGDYSGFRLHGSLNSPDTLDEFLVFQGASYFRAIAKGHVYGLSARGLAIDIGEERGEEFPIFTDFWIQRNAEAGQPITLYALMDSPGITGIYTFQTRPGATTDMDVSAVLFPRRDLTNFGLAPLTSMFLFDETNRHRFDDFRSGAHDSDGLAVNNGAGEWLWRPLANPLGVQESAFVDRNPKGFGLVQRSRDFEDFGDLSLDYNDRPSAWVTPHGDWGKGSVTLVELPTETETFDNIVAYWRPAAPFLKGERYEFSYTLSWRDSAPVTNSLLKVINTRIGARPEGGKIVVIDYARQDGLNGLAMAQTVDKFVPEIFTSKGLAQFPVLEANPYTGGLRLTFQYDPQEENSSELRIALRQDGKQASEKWLYRWTRQ